From a single Methylobacterium oryzae genomic region:
- a CDS encoding alpha/beta fold hydrolase: protein MAIYILVAGSWHGSWCWSQVVPLLERAGHRVLTPDLCDVISDQHSAAKQPLQAWADQVAAITAAQNEPVILVGHSRAGLIISEVAERIPHKIALLVYLCAFLLKDGQTLNDIVEKSANAEAFSKAIIFDDDGNCTVSREGVKTFFYNETPELLVQFACERLVPETTKIWSTPIHVTEPHFGSVRRAYITCAKDQAIPIAQQQAMQRATPVSHTVTLESDHSPFFSQPSELVAALEHIRQAD, encoded by the coding sequence ATGGCTATCTACATACTCGTTGCTGGATCGTGGCACGGTAGTTGGTGTTGGTCGCAGGTCGTGCCGCTGCTTGAGCGAGCCGGACATCGCGTTCTGACACCCGATCTGTGCGACGTGATCTCCGATCAGCACTCGGCGGCAAAACAGCCGCTCCAAGCTTGGGCGGATCAGGTTGCCGCGATTACCGCCGCCCAGAACGAACCGGTCATTCTCGTCGGGCACAGCCGCGCCGGCCTCATCATCAGTGAAGTGGCCGAACGCATACCTCATAAAATCGCCTTACTCGTTTATCTATGCGCTTTTCTTCTCAAGGATGGCCAGACGTTGAATGATATCGTAGAGAAATCGGCCAATGCCGAGGCGTTTAGTAAGGCAATAATATTTGATGATGACGGAAATTGTACAGTCAGCCGCGAAGGCGTCAAAACATTTTTCTACAACGAAACGCCTGAACTTCTAGTGCAGTTCGCGTGCGAACGCCTTGTTCCCGAGACAACCAAGATTTGGTCGACGCCGATCCACGTTACTGAGCCTCACTTCGGGTCGGTCCGACGAGCCTACATCACGTGCGCGAAAGATCAGGCGATCCCGATTGCTCAGCAGCAAGCCATGCAACGAGCCACTCCAGTTTCGCACACCGTCACGTTGGAGAGCGATCACTCGCCGTTCTTTTCTCAGCCGAGCGAATTGGTCGCTGCGCTTGAGCATATTCGGCAAGCAGACTGA